From Pseudomonas sp. FP2335, the proteins below share one genomic window:
- a CDS encoding HlyD family type I secretion periplasmic adaptor subunit, with product MIHEQHDAGFFVRMGWLLTVLGAGGFFLWASLAPLDQGIPVQGTVVVSGKRKAVQTLSPGVVGAILVREGEAVKQGQPLFRLDQTQHQADVQSLQAQYRMAWASVARWQSERDNRPGIVFPAELSSNPDPALALVLEGQRQLFSSRREAFAREQAGIRANIEGATAQLGGMRRARSDLTAQAQSLRDQLANLQPLADNGYIPRNRLLEYQRQLSQVQQDLAQNSGESGRVEQGILESRLKLQQHGEEYQKEVRSQLADAQLRSLTLEQQLTSAGFDLQHSQINAPADGIAVNLSVHTVGAVVRAGETLLEIVPQGTRLEVEGRLPVHLVDKVGTQLPVDILFTAFNQSRTPRVPGQVSLISADQMLDEKTGAPYYVLRTTVSELALEKLHGLVIKPGMPAEMFVRTGERSLLNYLFKPLLDRAGSALTEE from the coding sequence GCCGGCTTTTTTGTGCGCATGGGCTGGTTGCTGACAGTGCTCGGCGCCGGCGGTTTTTTCCTTTGGGCCAGCCTGGCGCCGCTGGACCAGGGCATTCCGGTGCAGGGCACGGTGGTGGTGTCGGGCAAGCGCAAGGCCGTGCAAACCCTCAGCCCCGGCGTGGTCGGCGCGATTCTGGTGCGTGAGGGCGAGGCGGTCAAACAAGGCCAGCCGCTGTTTCGTCTCGACCAGACCCAACACCAGGCTGACGTGCAATCGCTGCAAGCCCAATACCGCATGGCCTGGGCCAGCGTGGCGCGCTGGCAGAGCGAGCGCGATAACCGCCCCGGCATCGTTTTTCCGGCCGAACTGAGCAGCAATCCCGACCCGGCCCTGGCCTTGGTCTTGGAAGGCCAGCGCCAACTGTTCAGCAGCCGCCGCGAAGCCTTTGCCCGCGAGCAGGCCGGGATTCGCGCCAACATCGAGGGTGCCACCGCGCAGCTGGGCGGCATGCGCCGTGCGCGCAGTGACCTGACGGCCCAGGCCCAATCCCTGCGCGATCAGCTGGCCAACCTGCAACCCCTGGCCGACAACGGCTACATCCCGCGCAACCGCTTGTTGGAGTACCAGCGCCAACTGTCCCAGGTGCAACAGGACCTGGCGCAAAACAGCGGCGAAAGCGGCCGGGTCGAGCAGGGCATCCTAGAATCGCGTCTGAAATTGCAGCAGCACGGCGAGGAATACCAGAAAGAGGTACGTAGCCAACTGGCCGACGCGCAACTGCGCAGCCTGACCCTGGAGCAGCAGTTGACGTCCGCCGGGTTCGACCTGCAACACAGCCAGATCAACGCGCCGGCCGATGGGATTGCAGTCAACCTCAGCGTGCACACCGTCGGCGCAGTGGTGCGCGCCGGTGAAACCCTACTGGAGATCGTGCCCCAGGGCACACGCCTGGAAGTCGAAGGGCGCTTGCCGGTGCATCTGGTGGACAAGGTTGGCACGCAACTGCCGGTCGACATTCTGTTCACCGCCTTCAACCAGAGCCGCACGCCACGGGTGCCCGGGCAGGTCAGCCTGATTTCGGCCGACCAGATGCTCGATGAAAAGACCGGCGCGCCTTATTACGTGCTGCGCACCACGGTCAGCGAGCTGGCGCTGGAGAAACTCCACGGCCTGGTGATCAAGCCTGGCATGCCCGCCGAAATGTTCGTGCGTACCGGCGAGCGTTCGCTGCTCAATTACCTGTTCAAGCCGCTGCTGGATCGCGCCGGCTCCGCATTGACCGAGGAATAA
- a CDS encoding TolC family outer membrane protein, which produces MKAVFIALLLSCTTAHAAMGPFDVYEQALRNDPVFLGAIKERDAGLENRTIGRAGLLPKLSYNYNKGRNNSQATLPDGRGGNYHDDRNYNSYGSTFSLQQPLFDYEAYANYRKGVAQALFADESFRDKSQALLVRVLSYYTQALFAQDQIDIARAKKKAFEQQFQQNRHLFERGEGTRTDILEAESRYELASAEEIQALDEQDASLRELGALIGVPSVNINDLAPLNQGFAAFTLSPANYDTWHALAVSNNPTLASQRQALEVARYEVERNRAGHLPKVTAYASSRQQESDSGNTYNQRYDTNTIGIEVSLPLYAGGGIAASTRQASRAMEQAEYELEGKTRETLIELRRQFSACLSGVSKLRAYQKALVSAEALVVSTKQSILGGERVNLDALNAEQQLYSTRRDLAQARYDYLMAWTKLHYYAGNLRDTDLAKVDEAFGPAPR; this is translated from the coding sequence ATGAAAGCGGTGTTTATCGCCTTGCTGCTCAGTTGTACCACTGCCCACGCCGCCATGGGCCCGTTCGACGTGTACGAGCAGGCCCTGCGCAACGACCCGGTGTTCCTCGGCGCCATCAAGGAGCGCGACGCCGGCCTGGAGAATCGCACCATCGGCCGTGCCGGCCTGCTGCCCAAGCTGTCGTACAACTACAACAAGGGGCGCAACAACTCCCAGGCCACCTTGCCCGATGGCCGTGGCGGCAACTATCACGATGACCGCAACTACAACAGCTACGGCTCCACGTTCAGCCTGCAACAGCCGCTGTTCGACTACGAAGCCTATGCCAACTACCGCAAGGGCGTGGCCCAGGCACTGTTTGCCGACGAGAGTTTTCGCGACAAGAGCCAGGCGTTGCTGGTGCGGGTGTTGTCCTACTACACCCAGGCGTTGTTCGCACAGGACCAGATCGACATTGCCCGGGCCAAGAAGAAGGCCTTCGAGCAGCAGTTCCAGCAAAACCGCCACTTGTTCGAGCGGGGTGAGGGCACGCGCACGGACATTCTCGAAGCCGAGTCCCGTTACGAGTTGGCCAGCGCCGAAGAGATCCAGGCGTTGGATGAGCAGGACGCGTCCTTGCGCGAACTGGGCGCGTTGATCGGTGTGCCAAGCGTCAACATCAACGACCTGGCGCCGCTGAACCAAGGCTTCGCCGCGTTCACCCTGAGCCCGGCCAACTACGACACCTGGCATGCGCTGGCTGTCAGCAACAACCCGACGCTGGCCTCCCAGCGCCAGGCCCTGGAAGTGGCGCGTTATGAAGTGGAACGCAACCGCGCCGGGCATTTGCCCAAAGTCACGGCGTATGCCAGTTCGCGCCAGCAGGAGTCCGACAGCGGCAATACCTACAACCAGCGCTACGACACCAACACCATTGGCATTGAAGTCAGCCTGCCGCTGTATGCCGGTGGCGGTATTGCCGCCTCCACCCGCCAGGCCAGCCGCGCCATGGAGCAGGCCGAGTACGAACTGGAGGGCAAGACCCGCGAAACCCTGATCGAGCTGCGGCGCCAGTTCAGTGCGTGCCTGTCGGGGGTGAGCAAATTACGTGCGTACCAGAAGGCCCTGGTCTCGGCCGAAGCGCTGGTGGTGTCGACGAAGCAAAGCATCCTCGGTGGCGAGCGGGTCAACCTCGACGCACTCAACGCCGAGCAGCAGCTCTACAGCACCCGCCGCGACCTGGCCCAGGCGCGCTACGACTACCTGATGGCCTGGACCAAATTGCATTACTACGCCGGCAACCTGCGTGACACCGACCTGGCCAAGGTGGATGAGGCGTTTGGGCCGGCGCCACGGTGA
- a CDS encoding lipase, with translation MGIFDYKNLGPEGSKALFADAMAITLYSYHNLDNGFAVGYQHNGLGWGLPATLVGALLGGSDSQGVIPGIPWNPDSEKAALDAVQKAGWTPISASALGYAGKVDARGTFFGEKAGYTTAQVEVLGKYDDAGKLLEIGIGFRGTSGPRESLISDSIGDLVSDLLAALGPKDYAKNYAGEAFGGLLKNVADYASAHGLHGADVLVSGHSLGGLAVNSMADLSGSQWSGFYKDANYVAYASPTQSSGDKVLNIGYENDPVFRALDGSSFNLSSLGVHDKPHESSTDNIVSFNDHYASTLWNVLPFSITNLPTWISHLPTGYGDGLTRVVESGFYEQMTRDSTVIVANLSDPARATTWVQDLNRNAEPHKGNTFIIGSDGNDLIQGGKGADFIEGGKGNDTIRDSSGHNTFLFSGQFGHDRVIGYQATDTLLFKEVQGSVQYREQGGDTLISVGADSVTLVGVSGWTGEGMVIS, from the coding sequence ATGGGTATCTTCGATTACAAAAACCTCGGACCCGAGGGTTCCAAGGCGTTGTTCGCCGACGCCATGGCAATCACCTTGTACAGCTATCACAACCTGGATAACGGCTTTGCCGTGGGTTACCAGCACAACGGCCTGGGCTGGGGTTTGCCCGCCACTTTGGTCGGCGCGCTGCTCGGTGGCAGCGATTCCCAGGGGGTGATTCCAGGCATCCCGTGGAACCCGGATTCGGAAAAGGCCGCCCTGGATGCCGTGCAAAAGGCCGGCTGGACGCCCATCAGCGCCAGCGCCCTGGGCTACGCCGGCAAGGTTGATGCGCGTGGCACATTCTTTGGGGAAAAGGCCGGCTACACCACGGCGCAAGTCGAGGTGCTGGGCAAGTACGATGACGCGGGCAAATTGCTCGAAATCGGCATCGGCTTTCGCGGTACGTCCGGGCCACGGGAAAGCCTGATCAGCGACTCCATCGGCGATTTGGTCAGTGACCTGCTGGCCGCGTTGGGGCCCAAGGATTATGCGAAGAACTACGCCGGTGAGGCATTTGGCGGGCTGCTCAAAAATGTTGCCGACTACGCCAGTGCCCATGGCCTGCACGGCGCCGATGTGCTGGTCAGCGGTCATAGCCTGGGCGGCCTGGCGGTCAACAGCATGGCCGACTTGAGCGGCAGTCAGTGGTCAGGGTTCTACAAGGACGCCAATTACGTAGCCTACGCCTCGCCGACCCAAAGCAGCGGCGACAAGGTGCTCAATATCGGCTACGAAAATGACCCGGTGTTCCGCGCGCTGGACGGCTCATCGTTCAACCTGTCGTCCCTCGGCGTGCATGACAAGCCCCATGAGTCGAGCACCGACAATATCGTCAGCTTCAACGACCACTACGCCTCGACCCTGTGGAATGTGTTGCCGTTTTCCATCACCAACCTGCCGACCTGGATCTCCCATCTGCCCACCGGGTATGGCGACGGGCTGACACGGGTCGTTGAATCGGGCTTCTACGAGCAGATGACCCGTGATTCCACGGTCATCGTCGCCAACCTATCCGACCCGGCACGCGCCACCACCTGGGTGCAGGACCTCAACCGCAACGCCGAACCGCACAAGGGCAATACCTTCATCATTGGCAGCGACGGCAACGACCTGATCCAGGGCGGCAAGGGCGCGGACTTTATCGAGGGGGGCAAGGGCAATGACACGATTCGCGACAGCAGTGGGCACAATACCTTTCTGTTCAGCGGGCAGTTTGGCCATGACCGGGTGATCGGCTATCAGGCGACGGACACGCTGCTGTTCAAGGAGGTGCAGGGCAGTGTGCAATACCGGGAGCAGGGTGGGGACACGCTGATCAGTGTGGGTGCGGATTCGGTCACGCTGGTCGGCGTGAGCGGCTGGACGGGAGAGGGGATGGTGATCAGCTAA
- a CDS encoding YgdI/YgdR family lipoprotein, with product MNMKNLGLPLVALTFLVLAGCATQTVVTLQNGTQYLTQDLPKTNTADGFYEFTDIAGKRVRVKAADVATVIKEK from the coding sequence ATGAACATGAAGAATTTGGGTCTTCCCCTGGTTGCACTCACTTTTCTGGTATTGGCCGGTTGCGCGACGCAAACCGTAGTGACGCTGCAAAACGGCACGCAGTATTTGACCCAGGACCTGCCAAAAACCAACACCGCCGACGGTTTCTATGAGTTCACTGACATCGCCGGCAAGCGCGTGCGGGTGAAGGCTGCGGATGTGGCCACAGTCATCAAGGAAAAGTAA
- a CDS encoding VRR-NUC domain-containing protein, with amino-acid sequence MANPLEDPLYYLQNFRQVLQWLGQRYADLLDPDETQFIQQFDSLPQASQALLVRMVMRKGVHFRAGKLNYLEIGCTHAAAQPLLQLGWVNDQQPLAFEELFALLQKGEILNAFKPWIDQPKANKVEWLAGLVAQFPESRSFAQWCPALPDTLYSLTVMDLCDRLRLMFFGNLYQDWSEFVLADLGIYTYEKVEICAESRGLRSRDDVQGFLFLHGCQQAFEAGEPIEDIRTRITALNTDNPWLERRRAKLLFLLGQHCERLAELALAAQIYRTCAYPGARARLIRVLERQEDYAQAMALASAAQQTPESAAEQQHLLRVLPRLRRKLGEPALPRLKPREVTRLDLALPQALESVEASVQAHLNEPDAPVHYVENGLINSLFGLLCWDAIFAPLPGSFFHPFQRGPADLHSEDFHQRRADLFAACFAQLQDQRYKATIRQRYQEKWGIQSPFVFWNLLNEELLEQALACFPAAHLRHWFERLLLDIRANRAGMPDLIQFWPAQNTYRMIEVKGPGDRLQDNQLRWLEFCAEHQMPVTVCYVRWAEPSV; translated from the coding sequence ATGGCCAACCCCCTCGAAGACCCGCTCTATTACCTGCAAAACTTCCGTCAGGTCCTGCAATGGCTGGGGCAACGCTATGCCGACCTGCTCGACCCTGACGAAACGCAGTTCATTCAGCAATTTGACAGCTTGCCCCAGGCGTCCCAGGCCTTGTTGGTGCGCATGGTCATGCGCAAGGGCGTGCATTTTCGTGCGGGCAAGCTCAATTATCTGGAAATCGGTTGCACCCACGCCGCCGCGCAGCCGCTGTTGCAGTTGGGGTGGGTAAACGACCAGCAACCGCTGGCGTTTGAAGAGCTGTTCGCCTTGCTGCAAAAAGGCGAGATCCTCAATGCCTTCAAACCGTGGATCGACCAGCCCAAGGCCAACAAAGTCGAGTGGCTGGCAGGCCTGGTGGCGCAGTTCCCCGAGAGCCGCAGCTTTGCCCAGTGGTGCCCCGCGCTGCCCGACACGCTGTACAGCCTCACGGTGATGGACCTGTGTGACCGCCTGCGCCTGATGTTCTTCGGCAACCTGTATCAGGACTGGTCCGAATTCGTGCTGGCGGACCTGGGCATCTACACCTATGAAAAAGTCGAGATCTGCGCCGAATCCCGCGGTTTGCGCAGCCGTGATGACGTGCAGGGCTTCCTGTTCCTGCATGGCTGCCAGCAAGCCTTCGAGGCCGGTGAGCCGATCGAGGACATACGCACGCGCATCACCGCCCTCAATACCGACAACCCCTGGTTGGAACGGCGTCGGGCCAAGCTGTTGTTTCTGCTCGGGCAGCATTGTGAACGCCTGGCTGAGCTGGCGCTGGCGGCACAGATCTACCGCACCTGCGCCTACCCTGGCGCGCGTGCGCGACTGATCCGCGTGCTGGAACGCCAGGAGGACTACGCCCAGGCCATGGCCCTGGCGAGTGCCGCGCAACAAACCCCGGAAAGTGCCGCCGAGCAACAGCACCTGTTGCGCGTGCTGCCACGTCTGCGGCGCAAGTTGGGCGAACCGGCGCTGCCCAGGCTCAAGCCACGCGAGGTCACGCGCCTGGACCTGGCACTGCCGCAGGCTCTGGAGTCGGTGGAAGCCAGCGTACAGGCACACCTGAACGAGCCCGACGCGCCGGTGCATTACGTCGAGAACGGCCTGATCAACTCGCTGTTTGGCCTGCTGTGCTGGGACGCGATCTTCGCGCCGCTGCCGGGCTCGTTTTTCCACCCGTTCCAACGCGGGCCGGCGGACCTGCACAGCGAAGACTTCCATCAGCGCCGTGCCGACTTGTTCGCAGCCTGTTTCGCGCAACTGCAGGACCAGCGCTACAAGGCCACGATCCGCCAGCGCTACCAGGAAAAGTGGGGCATCCAGTCGCCGTTCGTGTTCTGGAACCTGCTCAACGAAGAACTGCTGGAACAGGCCTTGGCGTGCTTTCCCGCCGCGCATTTGCGCCACTGGTTCGAGCGCCTGCTGCTGGACATCCGTGCCAACCGCGCCGGGATGCCGGATCTGATCCAGTTCTGGCCCGCGCAAAACACCTATCGCATGATCGAAGTCAAAGGCCCCGGCGACCGCCTGCAGGACAACCAGTTGCGCTGGCTGGAGTTCTGCGCCGAACACCAGATGCCGGTCACCGTCTGCTACGTGCGCTGGGCGGAGCCGTCGGTTTGA
- a CDS encoding ATP-dependent DNA helicase — protein sequence MSYNVAVRALCEFTAKVGDLDLRFTPSPSAQEGIVGHRTVASRRNAHYQHEVALEGEYQQLTVRGRADGYDPDANRLEEVKTYRGDLDAQPANHRQLHWAQVKVYGWLMCQKLGLTDIDLALVYFDIVGEGETLLHQRYTATELETFFNAQCALFLGWAQQEMQHRAARNSAAQTLGFPHAGFRTGQRSLAETVFKAVTTGRCLMAQAPTGIGKTIGTIFPLLKALAPQQLDKLFFLTAKTPGRKLALDAADVLHRSHPDLPLRVLELVARDKACEHPDKACHGDSCPLAKGFYDRLPAARSAASQVRQLDQRNLREVALAHDVCPYYLSQEMARWADLIVADYNYYFDFGAMLFGLAQLNQWRAAVLVDEAHNLVERARSMYSASLDQYHLKTLRDSAPEPLNKPLQRLNREWNALHKDQLAPYQAYASRPDKFLHALGLCTSAMGDYFNDHPQALSGELQTFYFDALQFAKVAELFNEQFIFDISKRQHSGKRSSSTLCLRNVVPAEFIRPRLTAARSSVLFSATLSPRHYYADLLGLPADTAWIDVESPFKAAQLKVRIVDQISTRFVHRHASLEPIVALIATQFAQRPGNYLAFFSSFDYLQQVAQLLAERHPQIPLWLQSRGMAEAERQAFLEQFTEHSQGIGFAVLGGAFGEGIDLPGARLIGAFIATLGLPQLNPVNEQIKQRMATIFGAGYDYTYLYPGLQKVVQAAGRVIRGQQDEGVVMLIDDRFGEERVRQLLPRWWAVE from the coding sequence TTGAGCTACAACGTGGCAGTGCGGGCGCTGTGTGAGTTCACGGCCAAGGTCGGCGACCTCGACCTACGCTTCACGCCGTCGCCCAGCGCCCAGGAAGGTATCGTCGGCCATCGCACCGTCGCCTCGCGGCGCAACGCGCATTACCAGCATGAAGTCGCCCTGGAGGGCGAGTACCAGCAGCTCACGGTGCGGGGCAGGGCGGACGGCTACGACCCGGACGCCAACCGCCTGGAGGAAGTGAAGACCTATCGCGGCGACCTCGATGCCCAGCCTGCCAACCACCGGCAACTGCACTGGGCCCAGGTCAAGGTGTATGGCTGGCTGATGTGCCAGAAGCTTGGGTTGACGGACATCGACCTGGCGCTGGTGTACTTCGACATTGTCGGCGAGGGCGAAACGTTACTGCACCAACGTTATACCGCCACCGAACTGGAGACCTTCTTCAACGCCCAGTGCGCGCTGTTCCTCGGCTGGGCCCAGCAGGAAATGCAGCACCGCGCCGCCCGCAACAGCGCCGCGCAAACCCTGGGGTTTCCGCACGCCGGGTTTCGCACAGGCCAACGCTCACTTGCCGAGACGGTCTTTAAGGCCGTCACCACCGGCCGCTGCCTGATGGCCCAGGCCCCCACGGGCATCGGCAAGACCATCGGCACGATCTTCCCGCTGCTCAAGGCCTTGGCGCCGCAGCAACTGGACAAGCTGTTCTTCCTCACCGCCAAGACTCCGGGGCGCAAGCTCGCCCTCGACGCCGCCGATGTGCTGCACCGCAGCCACCCGGACTTGCCCTTGCGCGTGCTGGAACTGGTCGCCCGCGACAAGGCCTGCGAACACCCGGACAAAGCCTGCCACGGCGATTCATGCCCATTGGCCAAAGGCTTCTACGACCGCCTGCCCGCTGCCCGCAGTGCCGCTTCGCAGGTGCGCCAGCTGGATCAGCGCAACCTGCGCGAGGTGGCCCTGGCCCACGACGTGTGCCCGTATTACCTGAGCCAGGAAATGGCGCGCTGGGCTGACCTGATCGTCGCCGACTACAACTACTATTTCGACTTTGGCGCCATGCTGTTCGGCCTGGCCCAGCTCAACCAGTGGCGGGCGGCGGTGCTGGTGGACGAAGCGCACAACCTGGTGGAGCGCGCCCGCTCGATGTACAGCGCCAGCCTTGACCAATACCACCTCAAGACCCTGCGCGACAGTGCGCCCGAGCCGCTGAACAAACCCCTGCAACGCCTGAACCGCGAATGGAATGCGCTGCACAAGGACCAGCTCGCGCCCTACCAGGCCTACGCGAGCCGTCCAGACAAATTTCTGCACGCCCTGGGCCTGTGTACCAGCGCCATGGGTGACTATTTCAACGACCACCCGCAAGCCCTCAGCGGCGAGTTGCAAACCTTCTACTTCGACGCATTGCAATTTGCCAAGGTCGCCGAGCTGTTCAATGAACAGTTCATTTTTGACATCAGCAAACGCCAACACAGCGGCAAGCGCAGCAGCTCGACCCTGTGCCTGCGCAACGTGGTACCCGCCGAGTTCATTCGCCCACGGCTCACCGCGGCGCGCAGCAGTGTGCTGTTTTCCGCGACCCTGAGTCCGCGCCACTACTACGCCGACCTGCTGGGACTGCCGGCGGACACCGCGTGGATCGACGTGGAGTCGCCGTTCAAGGCCGCGCAGCTCAAGGTGCGCATCGTCGATCAGATCTCCACGCGCTTCGTGCACCGCCACGCCTCGCTGGAACCCATCGTCGCGCTGATCGCCACGCAGTTCGCGCAGCGGCCGGGCAACTACCTGGCGTTCTTTTCCAGCTTTGACTACCTGCAACAGGTCGCGCAATTACTCGCCGAACGCCACCCGCAGATCCCGCTGTGGCTGCAATCGCGCGGTATGGCCGAGGCCGAGCGCCAGGCATTTCTCGAGCAGTTCACCGAACACAGCCAGGGCATCGGCTTTGCCGTGCTTGGCGGTGCGTTTGGTGAGGGTATCGACTTGCCCGGTGCGCGCCTGATCGGTGCGTTTATCGCTACCCTGGGCCTGCCGCAACTGAACCCGGTCAACGAACAGATCAAGCAGCGCATGGCCACGATCTTTGGCGCCGGTTACGACTACACGTATTTGTACCCTGGGCTACAAAAGGTGGTGCAGGCCGCCGGGCGGGTGATCCGTGGCCAGCAGGACGAGGGCGTGGTGATGTTGATCGACGACCGCTTCGGCGAGGAGCGGGTGCGCCAGTTGTTGCCGCGCTGGTGGGCGGTGGAGTGA
- a CDS encoding alpha/beta fold hydrolase, with amino-acid sequence MRQQILCVNAIELSVHISGPEHGQPIWLLHGFPECWHSWRAQIPALAAAGYRVFAPEMRGYGQSGAPAEVADYDLLTLCADIQQAMDHFGHTEVVMVGHDWGAVVAWHLALLEPERVTRLITLSVPFAGRARRPVIDIMAELYAERFNYILYFQEPGVAEQELNADIERTLRLFMQDQDVFLQHKPATARLLEGVGMPGALPSWCSREDLDVYVQTFTEHGFRGPLNWYRNFTRNWQRTECLAGRQVLQPTLFLIGDRDPVGVFEAHTLKRMPDCVPDLEQHVLPNCGHWIQNEQGQQVNELMLAFLGKK; translated from the coding sequence ATGCGCCAGCAAATCCTCTGCGTCAACGCTATTGAGTTAAGCGTGCACATCAGCGGTCCCGAACACGGCCAGCCGATCTGGCTGCTGCACGGTTTCCCGGAATGCTGGCATTCCTGGCGCGCGCAGATCCCGGCGCTGGCGGCGGCGGGTTATCGGGTGTTTGCGCCTGAGATGCGCGGCTACGGCCAATCCGGCGCGCCCGCCGAGGTGGCCGACTACGACCTGCTGACCCTGTGCGCCGACATCCAGCAGGCCATGGATCATTTCGGCCACACCGAGGTGGTGATGGTCGGCCACGACTGGGGCGCGGTGGTGGCCTGGCACCTGGCGTTGCTGGAGCCCGAACGCGTCACGCGGCTGATCACGCTGTCGGTGCCGTTCGCCGGGCGAGCGCGCCGGCCGGTAATTGACATCATGGCTGAGCTGTATGCCGAGCGTTTCAATTACATCCTGTACTTCCAGGAACCCGGCGTAGCCGAGCAGGAACTGAACGCCGACATCGAACGCACGCTGCGCCTGTTCATGCAGGACCAGGACGTGTTCCTGCAACACAAACCGGCCACTGCGCGCTTGCTTGAAGGCGTCGGTATGCCTGGCGCCTTGCCGTCATGGTGTTCCCGCGAGGATCTTGACGTGTACGTGCAAACCTTCACCGAACACGGCTTTCGCGGCCCGCTGAACTGGTATCGCAACTTCACGCGCAACTGGCAGCGCACCGAATGCCTCGCCGGCCGCCAGGTGCTCCAGCCCACACTGTTCCTGATCGGCGACCGCGACCCGGTCGGCGTGTTTGAAGCGCACACCCTCAAGCGCATGCCCGATTGTGTGCCGGACCTTGAGCAGCACGTGCTGCCCAACTGCGGCCACTGGATTCAGAACGAGCAGGGCCAGCAGGTCAACGAACTGATGCTCGCCTTTCTAGGGAAAAAGTAA
- a CDS encoding HAMP domain-containing sensor histidine kinase yields MKLTLTQRLSVVFAVLLLICSSTSAWLQVRSNRMHELEVVQGVSRDLAAHIARDTQLMDADGLKPDAVRNLFGQLMLVNPSVEVYLLDIEGRVVGNAAPSGHLLRDRVDLAPIRRFLSGAMLPILGDDPRSVDGRKVFSAAPLKANGTQTGFLYVVLLGEAHDVFDAKDATGMALKIALWCIGLVALLCLLAGLLAFAWITRPLRQLTDKVGRFDINGAPKPAENIAPTSDSGDEIAVLDHAFMQMENRLGEQWRALTRQEQERREMVANISHDLRTPLASLHGYLETLSLKDATLSAEERRRYLGIALDQSRKVGGLAQSLLELVRLEHGFVQPVLEGFSLPDLVQDIFQKFELSAEARGISLIASLPAQVPAVMADLGLIERVLTNLLDNALRHTPVNGDVEVLLAVEADSVSVTVSDSGPGIDAELHEGLFLRAFTIGGARRDGGLGLRIVHRILQLHGRSIRLVERPGRGATFTFSLERRASVR; encoded by the coding sequence ATGAAACTGACCCTGACCCAGCGCCTGTCGGTAGTGTTTGCCGTGTTGCTGCTGATCTGCAGCAGCACCTCGGCGTGGTTGCAGGTGCGCTCCAACCGCATGCACGAGCTGGAAGTGGTGCAAGGCGTGTCCCGCGACCTGGCGGCGCATATTGCCCGTGACACGCAGTTGATGGATGCCGACGGCCTCAAGCCCGATGCGGTGCGCAACCTGTTCGGCCAACTGATGCTGGTGAACCCGAGTGTCGAGGTGTATTTGCTCGACATCGAGGGTCGCGTGGTCGGCAATGCGGCGCCGAGCGGCCACCTGCTGCGCGACCGGGTCGACCTCGCGCCAATCCGCCGTTTCCTTAGCGGCGCCATGTTGCCGATCCTCGGCGACGACCCGCGCAGCGTCGACGGGCGCAAGGTGTTCAGCGCGGCGCCGCTCAAGGCCAACGGCACGCAAACCGGCTTTCTGTATGTGGTGCTGCTCGGCGAGGCCCACGATGTGTTCGATGCCAAGGACGCCACCGGCATGGCGCTGAAGATTGCGCTGTGGTGCATCGGCCTGGTCGCGCTGCTGTGTCTGTTGGCGGGCCTGCTGGCGTTTGCCTGGATCACCCGGCCATTGCGCCAGCTCACCGACAAGGTTGGCCGATTCGACATCAATGGCGCCCCCAAACCAGCGGAAAACATCGCGCCCACCTCTGACAGCGGCGATGAAATCGCCGTGCTCGACCACGCCTTCATGCAGATGGAAAACCGCCTCGGCGAACAGTGGCGTGCCCTCACCCGCCAGGAACAGGAACGCCGGGAGATGGTTGCGAACATCTCCCACGACCTGCGCACGCCCCTGGCTTCGTTGCACGGCTATCTGGAAACCCTGTCCCTCAAGGACGCGACCTTGAGCGCCGAGGAACGCCGGCGCTACCTCGGGATTGCCCTGGACCAGAGCCGCAAAGTCGGCGGCCTGGCCCAATCGCTGCTGGAACTGGTGCGCCTGGAACATGGTTTTGTCCAGCCGGTGCTCGAAGGCTTCTCGCTGCCGGACCTGGTGCAGGACATCTTCCAGAAGTTCGAATTGAGCGCCGAAGCGCGCGGTATCAGCCTCATCGCCAGCCTGCCGGCGCAGGTGCCAGCAGTAATGGCCGACCTCGGGTTGATCGAGCGCGTACTGACCAACCTGCTGGACAACGCCTTGCGGCACACCCCGGTCAATGGCGACGTCGAAGTGCTGTTGGCTGTCGAGGCCGACAGCGTCAGCGTGACCGTCAGCGACAGCGGCCCGGGCATCGATGCCGAGCTGCATGAAGGCTTGTTCCTGCGTGCCTTCACCATTGGCGGCGCACGGCGCGATGGCGGCCTGGGCTTGCGCATCGTGCACCGCATCCTGCAATTGCACGGGCGCAGCATTCGCCTGGTGGAGCGGCCCGGCCGCGGGGCGACGTTTACTTTTTCCCTAGAAAGGCGAGCATCAGTTCGTTGA